The region GATATAGAATGGGTAACTTTTACTGATCCTGATGATTTTTTAGATAGGGATTATTTTTATGAGGTGGATAGGTTTTTGAGAAAAGAGGAAGGTGAAGATATCATAGCAATCAAAACCACTCCTTTTATAGACCATATAAAAGATAAGCCTAAAGGTAAAATAAAAAATAAAATAAGCATTGATTCTTTTATAGATTTGGATTTAAATTTATACTTCACATCTTTAATTTTTTCTTTAAAATTATTCAGTAAAAATAATAATTTCAAAGAAGATATTAAAAATGATTTATATGAAGCATTTTTTATGGAAAACATATGTTCAAATAATCAGAATAAATTTATATGCTTTGTCAAAAATGCCAATATATTCAAAAGCAATGCACCCAAAAATGACGACTCTTTGCATGATTTGCATAAGGTATTAAAAAAATATATAGATTTTTACTATAAAAAACATTCTTTAGTATCTAAATTTCTACAAAAAGAGCTTTTAAAAAAATTAGAAATATTTGTCCAAACAATAGAAAATAACAAAGAAATAACTTCTCAAGAACAGCAAGAACTTTTATCTTTTTTGAAAAGAAGTTTTGACTTGATAAATGATAATCAGATTATATTTAACTTTAATTATACTAAAAGGTATTATAAAATTTTATTTTTAGAATGCTTTAAGAAAGTTTATTATTATCCATATGAAATATATCGCGAAAGCTTACATGATGGATTAAAGATAAGCTATTTTAGTGCTAATAAAGATAGTGTTGAGTCTATATTTTTTCACAATAAAGAAATATTTGCGTATAAAGAAGAAATTTATGAACTCAGCCTTTTAGAGCAAGTTTTTTACAAAAAAGTATTATACTTAAATATTGGTACTTCAAATAGAACAAAGTTCAAAGTGAATGGTAAAAAATGTACCATCATAAAAAATAGCCCCTTTGAAATAAATAAAAAATTAATATATTCTTATTCTAATAAAAGATTAGACTTGGATTTAGAATATATAACCCAAAAAGCTTGTAAAGCAAAAAATCAAGCTTTTTTAGATCTTGCTTTAAAAAGATATGACTTTCTTTATAAAAAAACTAAAAACTATGAACTTTTAGAAGGATACTGCTCTTGCTTAAGAAATGTTTATCTATACGATATAGCATTATCATTGCTCTCTAATTTAAGTGAAAATCAAAAAACCGAAGCTCTAAAACTCGAAGAAATAAAATGTCTCATAGGCATGAAATTGTATAACAAATCACTAAAAATGCTCTTAAAACTAGAAAAAGAAGGAAGTAAAAATGAAAAAATTTTATATCTAAAGCTTAGAATCTATTGTATTTTAGAAGAACTAGAAAAAGCTCAACAATTATTGATAAAAATTAAAATGTTGCCAAAAACTATAGAAACAGCAAAATTAACCACTCAAATTAATAAAAATGAGGAATTTCATATTATTTTTAATGCCGATGAAAAGTATTTTAAATATGTAGCTGTTATGATATATAATATTATCTCCAAAATAGATAAAAATAAAAAATTTAGCGACTTTTTAAATTTAAGTGAAAAATCTATTCAAAATGAAAAATTTGTATTTCATATATTAACCGATATTGCAAGTAAAGAGAGCTTGGAAAAATTTGATAAATTACAAAAAGAATTAAATTTTATTTTTAAATGTGAAATTCTTATACACGAAGTTGATGAAAGTGATTTCAAAAATTGTCCAAAATGGCAAAATCACGAAAATCATCTATGTTATTTTAAAATCAAACTTGGTGATTTTATTCCTGAATATATAGACAAATGTATTTTTTTAGATGCTGATATGCTGGTTTTATCCGACATAAGAGAAATTTTTGCAATCAATTTAGAAGATAAAGTAGCTGCTAGCACTCCAGATTGTTCAAATTCATTGATAAATAGAAAATTAAAATCGGTAAATCAAGATAAAGCAAAACTAACACTATCTTATCAAGATTTATATTTTAATGTTGGTTTTATGCTTATAAATCTTAAAAAATGGAGAGAAATAAATGTAAAATCAAGGGCATTAAATTTTTTAAAATGTTATATCCCAAGAGTTCCAGAACAAGATACACTAAATTATGCTTTATCAGGGGAGATTATAAGACTTTCACCCAAATATAATTTTTTTATTGCTCATTTTCTAGATGAAAAATGCCATTGGAAAAGTTCGTTTAAAGATGAAGTGCGAGACTATATCTATGATTACACTCGTGAAGAATACGAAGAAGCATTAAAGGATATTAAGATAATACATTTTACCTATGGTGTGCCTAAGCCTTGGGAAAGTATTTATAAAGATATAGCAGTTAATTTCAAACTCAAATTTTACCCTTTTTATAAAGAATGGTGGCAAAATGCTCTCAATGTGCCAATTTTTAAAGATGAACTAAAAAGACAAAAAGAAAATAATGAAAACGGCTTAAAAATATATTCAATAGAGCTTTCTAAAAGACTTAACATTATAGAACAAAGATTAAATTATACAGAAACACTCTTGGGTCTTGAGAACAATAACGCCTTTAGTGCCTTAAAAAATCAAAAATCGTATCACACGGGCAATATTATGGTAAAGAATAAAAGCAACATACTAAAACTTGTTTTTATCTTATTTAGTGAATTAAAAAAAGAAAAATTAAGAGAAAAATATTTGAAAATATTGGCAAAGAAAAATTATAGTGAAATTTCAACCCATTTTTATGAAGATCATGAAAAAGCACAAATAGAGCTTAAAAAGCACCTATCTTATAGGCTAGGAGAAGCTTTTTATAAAAATAAACTAAGTTTTATTTTTAAAATTAAGAGTATTTATAAGGAATTTAAAAATCTAAACAAATAAAGGAGGATACAATGAAAATATTGGAACACAGAAGAAATGGCGATTTTAGAAAAACCTATTTTTTAGGCATCCCTATTGCAAGTCGCATAAGAAATGTTTATGCTAGGGGGGGGGGGGATTGAATATGTGCGTTATATTTATAAATTTTGTGGTATTAGCTATTTTAGAACCCAAAGCATCATTGAAGCAAAAAAGTCATATGGTGAAAATATGAGTTCATTATATCATGAAATAAAACATATGCAGTGGCAGTGGCAAATGCATCATTATCCACATTTGTTTCCTAAAGATGACTGGTCGATATCATTAGGAAAATGTCTATGTGAGGATAAAAATCTTTTTGATAAAATTCAAAATTTAACCCAAAATTTAGATGAAGTGAGTAAAACAAAGATTTATACAATAATAGCAAGATTAAAAACTTGTTATTTATCTCAAAATCATCAAATTCAAAATTTAACCAAAGAAGAATTAGATGAATTTTTTGAGATACAAACTAAATTTATTCCAAATATTTTTCAAGTCGCAGAAAATGTTTTTTGCTACAATGGATATTTTTTGCCCATAAATCACTTTGAAGTTGGTATGTTTTGGAGTAAAATGGGCAAGCATATTTTAAGCCTTCAAACTCTAGAGAAAATCAAGCAAAAAGACATAATAGATGTTGGCGGATATATAGGCGATAGTGCCATAATCTTTGAAAAAGAATGGACTGATAAAAATATCTATAGTTTTGAAGCTACGAAAAAAAATTATGAACTCATGCTTCAAACTATAAAATTAAATCAAAGCACAAGGATTAATCCTATCAACAAAGGTTTAGGATCTAAAAGAGAAATTTTAAAAATCAAATTTCAAGGTTCAGCTTCTTCTATTGGCAATGCAAATGAGGCAGATGAAGAATGTGAAATTATTACCTTAGATGAATTTGTTACGCAAAATAATATAGAAGTAGGTTTTATAAAAGTTGATATAGAAGGGTTTGAGCAAGAATTTTTAAAAGGAGCGATGAATACTATAAAAACTCAAAAACCAGCAATGCTTATTAGTATTTATCATAATCTTGATGATTTCTTTAATATAAAACCTTTAATAGAAAGCTGGAATTTAGGCTATAAATTTAAAATATATCGCCCATCAGAACTATGGAATTTCCATGTAGAAACAGCGTTGTATTGTGAGGTAATTGATTGAATAAATCCATAAATAAGGGAGTAAAATGATATTTAAAGAATGTGATATCATTAATGTTGCAGAAAATAAAAAAGCTATACAAAGCTCTATAAGTGCATGGTCATTTAAAAACGATTTAAAAAGTGATTTAGAAGTGCAAGATTTTGCTTTTCATACAGGATTTGAGGAAAATCCTTGGTGGATGGTGGATTTAGAAGATGAGATCGAAATAGATTGCATAAGACTCACAAACAGAACAAATAAATCTTTTCAAGAAAATTTAAAAAACATTAAAGTTGAGCTTTCTTTAGATAAAAATTCTTGGATTACACTTGATCATTCTATGTTTGAATGGCAAAATGGGTTTGACATTTTAGACATAAATATTTACCAAGTAACAAAGGCAAGATATATTAAAATTTCATTAAATGGCTGGGGTCATTTATATTTTAAGAAATGTGAAGTTTTTGTAAAAAATGTAAAAGGTTATGTCATAGCTTCAAGAGGCGATGGACTTGGCATGAGACTTACAGCTATGATAACAGGAATTTGGCTTGCTAAAAAGCTTGATTTTAAATTTGCTTTCATATGGGAAGAAGGAGATTTCCTAAATATGCCATATATTAAAAACAAAGATATAGTTGATGTTTCTATGGCTAGTAAAGAAGAGGTGTTTTCAAAAGAGTACCTTCAAGAGTACGCAACTAATGGAGAAGCACTATACGGTTACCCTGCATCATTAAAAGATGAATTCTTTGAAAATAATCTTTCTTGGTTTAAAAATCCTGATAATCTTTATAAAAATTATGGATATTACACCGCTGATTATTTCTTGCATTATATAGAAAAATTTGGATTTTACCAAGAGCTTAAAGAATGCTTTGAAAGCATAGATTTTAGTGATAAGTTTAAAGAAATTCAAAACTACTCCAAGATTATAAAAGAGCAACTAAGTGATCATTCAAATAAAATTTGTGCTTTACACATTAGAGGAGCAGAATGGGTATATTCTGACGATGAAGGAGGACTTCATTGTCCTAATGCTTGGATTAATTCTAGATTTTTTCCTTATGAGTTAGCTTTAGAAATAGCAAAAACAGAACTTTCAAATGGCAATAGTGTGATTATTTTTTCACAAGATAGAAGTGTTGATTTAAGACTAATAAAACATATTAAAAAAGAGCTTGGAGAAAAATCAAAAATCGTAAGAGCTGTGGATTTATTCTCTCATAAAAATTATACAAATTTTGAAGAAGCCTTTTTTGAAATCAATTTAATGTCTAAAGCTGATAAAATATATGCAACAGGATCATCTGGGTTTTCTTTAGTTGCTCAGGCAATATCTGCAAATACAAATCAATCAATTTACCAGCTTTATTCAACAAAAGAACTTTGTGAGATAATAATTAAAAATATAAACCTAAAAACTTCTGATAAACAAAAAGCTATGTCTTATTATTTTATTTATTATTTTTTACGAGAAGATAACTTTAATAAAGCTTTTTCTTATCTTAAAAAGGCTATTGAAACAAATGATAAAAGCATAACTTTTAAGGTAATTTTTATGGATTGTCTTTTTAGATTAAAAGAATTTGATCAAATAGAGTTCATTTTAAAAAACCTTGTAAAATCTGATCTAAGAGAGCTTGAAGGAGGTCTGTATGGAAGTGGTACTTATTTTGGCTGGATATTTGATTTTTATGAGAATATAAGAAAATGTTATACAAATTTTCAAAATAAACAAAATTACCCTTACATTAGCTTTATAGCAGCTAAAATATCATTTCATAAGCAAGATACAAGGCATGCAGAACAATATTTACAATTTTGCTTACAAAAAGAGCCAAATAATGAGATATTTTTAGAATTTTATGAGCAACTAAAATATAAAAACAATGTCTTGCTTACTGGCAAAAACCAACAAGAAAGCATAAAAACCTCAGCTGTGTCAAGAATAAAATCCCACCTTTCTTATAAACTAGGTCAAGCTATGATAGAAAACTCAAAAAGTATAAAAGGTTATATAAGAATGCCTTATGTCTTATCTTATATAAAAGATAAACATAAACAAGAACAAAGAGCTTATGAAAGATCTATTAAAGAAAATCCAAGTTTAAAACTACCTCCTTTAGAAACTTATAGTGATTATAAAGAAGCTTTAAAAATAAAAGAACACCTATCTTATAAATTAGGGGAAGCTTGGATAAGGGCTTATAAAAATTGGTATAAGGGTGGCTTTATCAAATTCATCTTCATAGACGCACCTAAGATCAAAAAAGATTTTAAAAATAAAAAAATAAATAAGGATCAACCATAAAAAGCAGAGCTTCTACTCACACAAAATCAAGTTCATTTTGGTTAAATTATGATATAATGCGAGTTCTCACAAGGATAGTAAATGAAGAAAGATAGCAAAATTTTTATCGCTGGACATAAGGGGCTTGTAGGCTCTGCTTTGATGAAAAAGCTACAAAATGAAGGTTTTGTAAATTTAATCACTAGATCACATACACAGCTTGATTTGACAGAACAAAAAGCTGTGCATGATTTCTTTGATAAAGAAAGACCACAATATGTATTTTTATGTGCTGCAAAAGCCGGAGGCATAGCAGCAAATAGCACTTATAGGGCTGATTTTATCTATGAAAATTTGATGATTGAAAGCAATGTCATTTATCATGCCTATAAATTTGGTGTCAAAAAGCTCTTATTTATGGCTTCAACCTCTGTTTATCCAAAGGATAAAAGCTTCATCGTAGAAGAGGATTTACTCAGCGGGAAGCTTGATTTTTCAAACAAACCCTACGCCTTGGCTAAAATGGCTGGCTTGGTGATGTGCGAGAGTTTTAACATTCAGTATAACACAAATTTCTTGGGTGTTACACCCATAAATTTATACGGCAATAATGATAAATTTGATCTTGAAAAAGCACATGTTATGCCTGCTTTATTGCGTAAATTTCATCTTGCTAAGCTTTTAAGTGAGAAAAAAGATGAAGAAGTTTTAAAAGATTTAAGATTAAACAACATTGATGAGGCAAGAAAATATCTCGCTCTTTTTGGAGTGAGTGAAGAAAGTGTGGAAATTTGGGGAAGTGGAAAGCAAAAGAGAGAATTTTTACACAGTGATGATTTGGCTGAAGCTTGTATTTTTTTAATGCAAAATGTGGATTTTAAAAATCTTGTGCAGGATAAAAAAGAGGTTGAAAATACACATTTTAACATCAGCTCTAATGAAAATATACGCATTAAAGACTTAGCCCTTTTGATCAAAAAAATCGTGGGCTTTAAAGGGGAGCTTGAGTTTAACACGAGTCGTCCTGATGGCATAGCTGGACGCCTTACAAGTAGTGCGAAAATCAATGCTCTTGGCTGGAAAGCAAAAATAAATTTAGAACAAGGAATTAAAATGATGTATGAGTGGTATTTGAAACAAAATAATTTTAGAAAATAAACTTAAATAAAAGGAGAAAAAATGAATTACCCACTAGCTTCATCGACTTGGGATGAAAAAGAGCTAAATGCTATACAAGAGGTTATCAAAAGTGATATGTTCACTATGAGCAAAAAAGTTGCAGAATTTGAAAAGGATTTTGCTAAATTTGTTGGTTCAAAATACGCCGTAATGACAAGTTCAGGTTCAACTGCAAACTTAATTGCTACTGCAGCGTTATTTTACACTAAAAAGCCTAAACTTAAAAGAGGAGATGAGGTCATAGTGCCTGCTGTTTCTTGGAGTACGACTTATTATCCACTTTATCAGTATGGGCTTAAGCTTAAATTTGTAGATATTGATTTGCACACACTAAACTATGATTTACAAGCTTTAAAATCAGCTATCACAGATAAAACAAAGATGATCATGATCGTAAATTTATTAGGCAATCCAAATGATTTTGATGCGATCAAAGAGATGATCAAAGATAAAAATATTATTCTACTTGAAGATAACTGCGAATCCATGGGTGCTGAATATAAAGGCAAGCAAGCAGGAACTTTTGGGATAATGGGGACTTTTTCGACCTTTTTTTCTCATCATATGGCGACTATGGAGGGAGGCTTTGTAGTAACCGATGATGAAGAGCTTTACCATATCTTGCTTTGCTTAAGAGCTCATGGCTGGACTAGGAATTTACCAAAAGAAAATAAGATTTGTAACAAAAGCGATAACTGGTTTGAAGAAAGTTTCAACTTCGTTTTACCAGGCTATAATGTCCGCCCTGTTGAAATGAGTGGAGCAATAGGCATAGAACAGCTTAAAAAATTACCTACCTTTTTAAAACATAGGAGGGAAAATGCCAAGCTTTTTAAGGAACTTTTTGGAAATCACCCTGATTTCATCATGCAAGAAGAAATAGGCTCTAGTTCTTGGTTTGGCTTTTCTTTGATCATTAAAGAAAACTCCAAAATCCAAAGAAAAGATATCATTGAAATACTTGAAAAAAACAATATAGAATACCGCCCAATAGCAACAGGAGATTTTACTCAAAATCCTGTTATAAAATATTTTGATTATGAAATTTTTGGCGAACTTAAAAATGCAAAATACCTAGACAAACACGGCTTTTTTGTAGGAAATCATCAATTTAGCATAAAAGAACAGATAGAAAATTTACATAAGTTGATTGGATAGGATTATCATATATGTGGAACTTATTTTAAAAAAGTATTAATAAATTTAAAAAAAAGGAAAATAATTGAAAAAAACCGCCCTAATCACAGGCTTTACAGGTCAAGTTGGCTCTCAAATGGCTGATTTTTTACTTGAAAATACGGACTTTGAAATTATAGGCATGATGCGTTGGCAAGAAAGTATGGAAAATATCTATCATCTAAATGAGCGTATCAACAAAAAGGATAGAATTAGCGTATTTTACGCAGATTTAAACGATTATTCAAGCTTACAAAAGCTTTTTGAGAGCAAAAGACCTGATTTTATCTTTCATTTAGCTGCCCAATCTTTTCCCAAAACTTCCTTTGATATCCCCCTTGAAACACTGCAAACAAATATCATCGGCACAGCAAATTTGCTGGAAAACATAAGGGCTTTAAAGGATAAAGACGGATACGATCCTACCGTTCATATTTGTTCTTCTAGCGAGGTTTATGGCAGAGCCAAAAAAGGCATTCGCCTTGATGAAAATACCCCATTTCACGGCGCAAGTCCTTATAGTATCAGCAAGATAGGCACGGATTATTTGGGGCGTTTTTATGGCGAGGCTTATAAGATCCGCACCTTTGTTACCAGAATGGGCACTCACAGCGGACCAAGAAGAAGCGATGTTTTCTTTGAAAGCACGGTCGCAAAGCAAATCGCTTTGATCGAGGCAGGACTTCAAGAACCCATCATCAAGGTAGGAAATTTAGAAAGCACACGCACCTTTCAAGATGTACGCGACGCTGTTAGGGCTTACTATCTTTTAAGCCTTGAAAGCCAAAAGGGCAAAGTTCCTTGCGGCGAGGCTTTTAACATAGCAGGTGAAGAAGCCTTTAAACTGCCTGAAGTTATAGAAATTTTACTTAGCTTTAGCACGCGAAAAGATATCAAGGTGCAAACAGATAAAGAGCGTTTGCGTCCTATTGATGCGGATTATCAAATGTTTGATAATACCAAGATAAGAAGTTTTATCGACTGGAAGCCTTTAATCCCTGCTAAAAAGATGTTTGAAGACTTGCTTAATCACTGGAGAAAAGAAATTTCTCTTGGCAAAATTCCATTAGATAGGTAAAAATCATGACTTTAATTCGCTCTCAAACCCCTTTAAGACTTGGTTTAGCAGGTGGTGGAACTGATATAAATTTATACTGTGATACCTACACGGGCTATGTTTTAAATGCGACGATTTCTATGTATATTCACTGCACGCTGATAGCTAAGGATAATGGAAAGATTATTTTTTACTCCCCTGATACTAATGCTAAGACAAGCTATAAAAGCTCCTTGCATTTAGAGCTTGACGGAAAAATGGACATTTACAAAAGCATTTATAACCGCTTGGTAAAGGACTTCATCAAAAAGCCCTTAAGCTTTGAGCTTTACACCTACTCAGACGCTCCAAGTGGCAGTGGGCTTGGAGGAAGCTCTACCTTGGTGGTGGGCATCATTAAAGCCTTTGTGGAGTGGCTTAACTTACCCCTTGGAGAATACGACATCGCAAGGCTTGCTTATGAGATAGAAAGGGAGGATTTAGGCATAGTTGGAGGCGCGCAAGATCAATACGCCGCAACCTTCGGAGGCTTTAATTTTATAGAATTTTACGCAGATAAAAGAGTTATTGTAAATCCCCTTCGCATTAAAAACTGGATCATGAGTGAGCTTGAAGAGCAAATCGTGCTTTATTTTACCAATATCACACGCGAGGCAAAGGACATTGAAGAGCATAAAAAAGGAAAGCTAGGAGATACAAAGTCCCTTGAAGCCATGCACGCCATAAAAGAGGATGCAAGCCATATGAAAGAAGCCTTGTTAAAAGGGGATTTTAAAAGCATTGCTAAAATTTTAGGCAGATCTTGGCAGAGCAAAAAGATCATTTCTGAAATCGTAAGCAATGATGAGCTTGATAGAATTTATAACTTAGCCATGTTAAACGGTGCTTACAGTGGCAAGACAAGTGGGGCTGGGGCTGGTGGCTTTATGTTTTTTATGGTTGATCCTACTAAAAAATATGATTTGATCAAGCTTTTAAACAAGGAGCAAGGTTATGTGGCTAAATTTAATTTCACCAAAGAAGGAAGTAAATCATGGAAGCTTTAAACACCTATATCAAAGAGCATTTCTCAAAATCAATCAGCGTCAAAGAACAAATTTTAAAAGATGAAAGCCTTATAAAACTCATCAAAGAAGTAGCCTTAAAAGGCGTTGAGCTGTATAAAAAAGGAGGCAAGATCTTGCTTGCTGGAAACGGAGGAAGTGCAGCTGATGCACAGCACATCGCAGGAGAGCTTGTAAGTAGGTTTTATTTTGATCGAGATGGCTTAGCAAGCATAGCACTTACCACAGATACAAGCATATTAACAGCCATTGGCAATGACTATGGCTATGAAAGGCTTTTTTCAAGACAGCTTGAAGCAAACGGCGTTTTAGGCGACATGTTCATAGGAATTTCTACAAGTGGAAATAGCAAAAACATACTTGAAGCACTCAAAAGCTGCAAAGAAAAAGGCATTTTAAGCGTTGGGCTAACAGGCATGAGCGGAGGAGCTATGCAAGGGCTTTGTGATTATTGTATCAAAGTGCCATCAAATGAAACCCCACGCATACAAGAAGCGCATATTTTAATAGGACATATCATCTGTGCCATCATCGAAGAAAGCCTTTTTGGCAAGGGCTTTTAATGGAGGCTATTTTACTTTGCGGAGGGCTTGGCACGAGGCTTAAAAGCGTGGTTAAAGACCTGCCAAAGCCTATGGCTAACATAAATGGCAAGCCTTTTTTGCAAATTTTACTTGAGTTTTTACAAAAGCAAGGCTTTAAGCAAGTGATCCTCGCCGTAGCTTATAAATTTGAGCTTATACAGGATTTTTTTGCAAATGATTTCAAGGGCATGAAGCTCATTTACAGCATAGAAAAAAGCCCCTTAGGAACAGGTGGGGGACTAAGACAGGCTTTAAGCTATGCTAGCCAAAAAGAAGTTTTTGTGCTTAATGGGGATAGCTTTTTTGATATCAATTTAAAGGCTTTAAGCTTAGAAGGACAAAGTAAGATTATCCTAGCCTTAAAAAGGATGAAAGAATTTGACAGATACGGCGAAGTAAGGCTTACTGAGGCTGGTTTTATCAGCTCTTTTAGGGAGAAAGAATTTGTAAATGAGGGGCTTATTAATGCTGGGATTTATCTTTTAAAAAAAGATATTTTTGAGGGTTTTATCTTAAATGATAGCTTTTCTTTTGAGGATTTTTTGCAAGCTAATTTTAAGGCTTTAAAGGCAAAAGGCTTAGCCTTTGAGGGCTATTTTAAGGATATTGGAGTGCCTGAGGATTATGAGGAGTTTAAGAGGGATTTTAAAGGCTAATCAACTCATGATATTTTCTTGCCACCTGGTATGAATTCACAATTTTTAATAAATACCATTTATATTACATTTTCTTTTTCAATATCCATAGTTCTTAAAAATCGATAAACAAAGATATAAAAATCTAAAAAACTCTTTAGGTTTTTTCAGCTATTTACACTCTTAAATTCACATTTTGCTTATTTAAAAACTCAAGAATATTTCTTTTGAAAATCTTTCATAAATTCACAAAGAGTTTGCACCTGCTCTAAACTAATGGCATTATAAATGCTTGCACGAATTCCTCCTAAAAGGCGGTGTCCTTTAAGCCCTATCATGCCAACTTCTTCTGCTTCTTTAACAAAAACAGGCTCAAGATCAGCGTTCTTAGCCACATTAAAACTTACATTCATAAGCGAGCGAGAGCCTTCTTTGGCATGAGCTTTGTAAAAACCGCCACTTTGATCAATGCACTCATAAAGCGTTTTTGCTTTTTGCTCATTTTTAGCATTAATCGCTTCAAGTCCTCCTTGATCCAAAAGCCATTGCATTTCAAGTGCAAACATATAAATAGCAAAGGTTGGTGGGGTATTAAAAAGCGAGTCATTTTCACTATGAACGGCGTATTTTAGCATGCTTGGGATATTTTTTGTCTTACTTCTTTCAAGCATATCCTTACGCATAAAAACACAGGAAAGCCCTGAAATTCCAGCATTTTTTTGCACTCCACCATAAAATACAGCAATATTACTAAAATCAACTTTTTTTGAGAAAAAATCACTCGAA is a window of Campylobacter sp. MIT 99-7217 DNA encoding:
- a CDS encoding GDP-mannose 4,6-dehydratase; this encodes MKKTALITGFTGQVGSQMADFLLENTDFEIIGMMRWQESMENIYHLNERINKKDRISVFYADLNDYSSLQKLFESKRPDFIFHLAAQSFPKTSFDIPLETLQTNIIGTANLLENIRALKDKDGYDPTVHICSSSEVYGRAKKGIRLDENTPFHGASPYSISKIGTDYLGRFYGEAYKIRTFVTRMGTHSGPRRSDVFFESTVAKQIALIEAGLQEPIIKVGNLESTRTFQDVRDAVRAYYLLSLESQKGKVPCGEAFNIAGEEAFKLPEVIEILLSFSTRKDIKVQTDKERLRPIDADYQMFDNTKIRSFIDWKPLIPAKKMFEDLLNHWRKEISLGKIPLDR
- a CDS encoding dehydrogenase, with amino-acid sequence MTLIRSQTPLRLGLAGGGTDINLYCDTYTGYVLNATISMYIHCTLIAKDNGKIIFYSPDTNAKTSYKSSLHLELDGKMDIYKSIYNRLVKDFIKKPLSFELYTYSDAPSGSGLGGSSTLVVGIIKAFVEWLNLPLGEYDIARLAYEIEREDLGIVGGAQDQYAATFGGFNFIEFYADKRVIVNPLRIKNWIMSELEEQIVLYFTNITREAKDIEEHKKGKLGDTKSLEAMHAIKEDASHMKEALLKGDFKSIAKILGRSWQSKKIISEIVSNDELDRIYNLAMLNGAYSGKTSGAGAGGFMFFMVDPTKKYDLIKLLNKEQGYVAKFNFTKEGSKSWKL
- a CDS encoding D-sedoheptulose 7-phosphate isomerase, producing the protein MEALNTYIKEHFSKSISVKEQILKDESLIKLIKEVALKGVELYKKGGKILLAGNGGSAADAQHIAGELVSRFYFDRDGLASIALTTDTSILTAIGNDYGYERLFSRQLEANGVLGDMFIGISTSGNSKNILEALKSCKEKGILSVGLTGMSGGAMQGLCDYCIKVPSNETPRIQEAHILIGHIICAIIEESLFGKGF
- a CDS encoding nucleotidyltransferase family protein; translated protein: MEAILLCGGLGTRLKSVVKDLPKPMANINGKPFLQILLEFLQKQGFKQVILAVAYKFELIQDFFANDFKGMKLIYSIEKSPLGTGGGLRQALSYASQKEVFVLNGDSFFDINLKALSLEGQSKIILALKRMKEFDRYGEVRLTEAGFISSFREKEFVNEGLINAGIYLLKKDIFEGFILNDSFSFEDFLQANFKALKAKGLAFEGYFKDIGVPEDYEEFKRDFKG
- the serC gene encoding phosphoserine transaminase; its protein translation is MRKINFSAGPSTLPLELLQKAQDELLNYQNKGFSIMEISHRTKIFEEVHFGAMNNAKKLYGLNDDYEVLFLQGGASLQFAMIPMNLSLDGVCEYANTGVWTKKAIKEAQILGANVKVVASSEEDKFDHIPSVEFSDNADYAYICSNNTIYGTQYPSYPKTKAPLIVDASSDFFSKKVDFSNIAVFYGGVQKNAGISGLSCVFMRKDMLERSKTKNIPSMLKYAVHSENDSLFNTPPTFAIYMFALEMQWLLDQGGLEAINAKNEQKAKTLYECIDQSGGFYKAHAKEGSRSLMNVSFNVAKNADLEPVFVKEAEEVGMIGLKGHRLLGGIRASIYNAISLEQVQTLCEFMKDFQKKYS